The DNA segment GCAACACTAGCCCCTTGCCCTCCTGGGCCACGGTGACGTCGCCGTACCAGGGGTCGCGCAAGGTGCCGGTGTACTTCGCTAGCGGCAGCGACGGTTTCGACGTCGCATCACGCGCGGCCTGCAGCTTCTGCCAGTGTTCGTCGGCGTTGTCATTGGCTTGCGCCACCTGCGCCTGGTAGGCGGCCAGCCAGTCGGTGCCGCTATTAGCAAGGTAGGCGTCCAGTACCTTCAGGGTGATCGCGTGGAACGCGGCGCCCACTTCCTGGTTCGTCAGCACCACCACGCCGAGCTTCTGTTCCGGCACCAGCGTCACCCGCGAGACCATGCCCGGCCAGCCACCGGTGTGCCACACCAGCTTGCGGCCCTGGAAGTCGGACACCATCCAGCCTTCGCCGTAACCGAGGAAATTCGGCTTCGCGGCCTTCAGCGCTTCCACCTTGGGCTCGGAAATCGGAATCGGCGTGACCAGCGACCACATCGCCTTCTGTCGTGCAGGCGTGAACAGCGCTTGCTCGCGACCGTTCGCATCGCGGTAGGTGCCGCCAGCCAGTTGCGCGTTCATCCAGCGCGCCATGTCCGACACGCTGGAATACACGCCGCCCGCGCCGGCCACGTTCTTCCACGTCATCCGCGGCGCGGGCTGCAGCGTGGTGAAGTCGGCCTTGGCATGGCCGGTGGCGACGTTGTCACCCGCCTTCAGCGCATCGCTGTTGTAGCGGGTCTCGCGCATGCCCAGCGGCTGAAAGATGCGCGTGCGCAGGAAATGCTCATAGGACTGGCCGCTGGCCTCTTCGACCACCAGCTGCGCGATGCCGTAGAGGATGTTGTCGTAGGCATAACGCTCGCGGAAGCCACCGGTCAGCGGGACGTCGCGCAGGCGCTCGGCCACTTCGCGGTTGCTGTACGTGGTGGTGGGCCAGTACAGCAGGTCACCGGCGCCCAGGCCGAGCCCGCTACGGTGGACGAGCAGATCGCGGATGCGCATCTCGCGGGTCACGTACGGGTCCGCCATGCGGAACCACGGCAGGTGGTCGATCACACGATCGTCCAGCGAGAGCTTGCCTTCGTCGGCCAGCATCGACAGCGACGCCGAGGTGAACGCCTTCGTGTTGGACGCGATGGCGAACATCGTGTGCGCGTCGACCTTCGCCGGCTTGCCGAGCTCGCGCTCTCCCCACCCTTTCGCCAAGACCACTTCGCCGTCCTTCACCACCGCGACCGCGATACCGGGCACGTCGAACGCCTGGCGCACGGATTCGACATACGCGTCAAGGTCCTGCAACGCGGGCGGTGGCGCTGCGTCCTTCGCAACGGCTGCAGGCGCGGCCAGGCACAGCAACAACAGGGCGCGGCGCAGGGCCGCGGGCGACGTCAGAGGCATCAGGCATTCCCGTTCGAACATTCAGCGCGACGATACCGCAGCCAACGCGCCTGCCGGGAGTGCTGATCGGGCACGGCATACTATGTAGATGCCTTCGCCGAGCCCCGACACCCCGCATTCGCCATCCACCGTCGCCATCATCGGCGGCGGCCCCGCCGGCCTGATGGCCGCCGAAACATTGCGCGCCGCAGGGCTGCAGGTCGATCTGTACGACGCGAAGGGCTCCGTGGGAAGGAAGTTCCTGATCGCCGGCAAAGGCGGCATGAACCTCACCCACTCCGATCCTTTCGATGTCTTCGTCACGCGCTATGGCGAACGCGCGAATGACGTCGCCACGTGGCTTCGCGATTTCGACGCGGATGCGCTCCGTGCCTGGGCACGCGGACTCGGCGTGGAGACGTTCGTGGGGACGTCAGGCCGCGTGTTCCCTACCGACCTCAAGGCCGCGCCGCTGCTGCGCGGCTGGGTGCGACGCCTGCGCGAACAGGGTGTGCGCTTTCATGTGTCGCATCGCTGGTACGGCTGGGACGAGGCCGGCGCGTTGCGCTTCGCCACGCCGGAAGGCGACCTCCGCGTACGGCCCGATGCGGTCTTGCTCGCGATGGGCGGCGGCAGCTGGCCGGAACTGGGCTCGGACGGCGCCTGGGTCGAGGCATTGCAAGCGCGTGGGGTCGAGACCGCGCCACTGCAGCCGTCCAACTGTGGTTTCGACATCGGCTGGAGCGAGCATCTGGCCACGCGTTTCGCCGGCGAACCCCTGAAGCCCGTCACCGCGCACTGGCATGCCGCTGACGGCACACCACAGCAACGACAGGGCGAGTGTGTGGTTACCGCCACGGGCATCGAAGGCAGTCTGGTCTACGCACTGTCGCCGATGCTGCGCGACGACATCGCACGCGAGGGTCACGCCACGTTGGTACTGGATCTCCTACCCGGGCGCGAGGAGCACGACCTGGTGCGCCGGTTGGCCAAGCCCCGGGGCTCGCGGAGCCTGAGCGAACACCTGCGCCGCGAAGCCGGGGTCAGCGGCGTGCGTGCCGCGCTACTTTATGAAGTGCTCGACAAGACGGCGTTGGCTGATCCGGCACGCATCGCGCGTACCTTGAAGCGGTTTCCGTTCCGCCTGCAGCGCGCGCGCCCCATCGAGGAAGCGATCAGCAGCGCGGGTGGCCTGCCGCTGGAAGCACTCGACGAAGGCCTGATGCTGCGCGGACTGCCCGGCGTGTTCGCCGCCGGCGAAATGCTCGACTGGGAAGCACCCACCGGCGGCTACCTGCTGACGGCGTGCTTCGCCAGCGGCCGCCAGGCCGCGCTGGGTGTGGTCGACTGGCTGGCGCAACGCAACGCCTGATTGGTCGTCCGCAGGGGCTGCGGCGCGCACCCCGGGAAGTGCGTGCCGCAGCGGCTGCGGAACGTGGGCGCACGATACGCGAGCCGTTGTTGAAGTCCGGTTAGCGTTTCAAAGCAGTTTTATTACAGACATTTACGGCCGGATGTGCATGCTGTGCCTGAGGCGGCTGAATGCTCATTCAGACTCGTCAGTGACGGTCTGTTTTCCCTCACCCTCGCGTCGCGCCTTGGCGGCCACATACATGTTGTCGACCAGGTTGGGGTAGCGCCGACCCGCGGCTTCGGCGCGGGCGCGCGCTTCTTCCACCTGGGCCGGCGTGAGCTTGAGGCCGCCGCCGCGCCTCTTCGGTGCGGGACGCTGCCACGGGCCAGGCTTGCGCGTCGCCATCGGTCAGACCGCCGCGGTCACCACGATCTCGATCAGCCATCCCGGACGCGCCAGATTCGCCTGCACCGTCGCGCGCGGGGGCGCATTGCCCTCCGGCACCCATGCGTCCCACACACGGTTCATCGCTTCGAAGTCCTGCAGGTCCTTGATGAAGATCTCCGCCCGCAGGATCTTCGCCTTGTCGCTGCCCGCACGCGCCAGCAACGCGTCGATCTCGGCGAGCACCTGCTGGGTCTGCCCGGCGATGCCTTGTGTGGCGTCTTCCGCCACCTGCCCTGCCAGGTAGATCACGCCGTTGTGGATGGCCATTTCGGAGAGGCGTGCGCCGACGTCGAACCGCTGGATCATGAGGGAATCTCCTGTGTGATTACCCGAAGCTTAGCGCCGCGCACGGCGGGCGGCACGCCAGAGCCACGTACCCGCCAACAGCATCGCGGAGACGATCAGCGCGATCAGCAGTTTCTGCACCCAACCCTTTCCGGCCGGCGCCCACAGCGCGTGCACCCACAACAAGGCGAAGCACGCGAGCGACCAGGCCGCGGCCAGCGGGAAATACGGCCGCCAGGCCGCATCGAGACGGAAGCGCCACGCCTGCAGCACCATGCCCGCGGTGACGCTCAGGAACGCCGTGATCGCACAGGTGTGGTGGAACCAGACGTGGAATTCCGGCGCAATCGCGGGCAACCAGGAATCGCCGACCGCCACGCCAGCGAGCGCGACAGCGCCCAGGGCGAACAGCAATACCGGAGCGCCGCTCCGCGCCTGCGGTGTCAGCTGGGCGCGCAGGCCCAACGCCAGCAGCACGATGGTGGCCGCCAGCAGGCAATAGGCCGACCGCAATAGCAGACCGTAAGGTCCGCTCAGATATTGGCTCAGGGTGGCTTGGGGCCAGGCCAGATCGTGGCGAACGACCTGCAGCGCCCCCGCCACCAGCAGGAACAAGACCGCTCCGGTGATCGCCAGCATCGCCGTCAGTCGGATCGTACGGGTCTGCGAGGTGGAAGCGGTCGGCGCGGCAGCGGGCATGACGGAACCTTGGCGGGTGTCGAACCGATTATCCGCCAGGGCTCAAGTTCGCCGGATGCAGGCCGTTGTCGTGGGCAGAAGTCCGTGGCGTGCCCGCCGTCACGGTTTGACCTACACTCCATCCTCTCCCGGGGTACCGGGGGACTGGCCGCCACGAGCGAGGGGACTCCACGCGCCAATGCCGTTCGACGTATCGCCATCCGGCGCCCACCCGGCGCGCCACCACGCCCAGCGCCTGCCACGCCGGATCTACCGGCTGCGCATGCTGGGCATGGGCTTGGCCGCCCTCCCCGTCGGCGCCGTGCTGCTGGAGAACGGGGCGGGCTGGGGCCTGTGGGCGTGGTTGGGTTTCACCGCCCTGCTATGGCCGCAAGTGGCCTACGGTCTGGCGCTGCGGCACCGCGAACCCTTCCGTGGCGAAATCCGCAACCTGCTCTTCGATTCGATGCTCGCCGGCATGTGGGTGCCATTGATGGCGTTCAACCTGCTGCCGAGCGTACTGCTCGTGACACTGGCCACCGTGGACAAGATCAGCACCGGCATCGATCGCCTCTGGTACTGGTCGCTGCCGCTGATGCTGGCGGGCGCGCTGCTGGCCGGTGCGCTCACCGGCTTCGAGATGCGCCCCGTCACCAGCATGCCGGTGATGCTGGCGTGCCTGCCGATGCTGTTGATCCA comes from the Pseudoxanthomonas sp. YR558 genome and includes:
- a CDS encoding RidA family protein; this translates as MIQRFDVGARLSEMAIHNGVIYLAGQVAEDATQGIAGQTQQVLAEIDALLARAGSDKAKILRAEIFIKDLQDFEAMNRVWDAWVPEGNAPPRATVQANLARPGWLIEIVVTAAV
- a CDS encoding serine hydrolase, encoding MPLTSPAALRRALLLLCLAAPAAVAKDAAPPPALQDLDAYVESVRQAFDVPGIAVAVVKDGEVVLAKGWGERELGKPAKVDAHTMFAIASNTKAFTSASLSMLADEGKLSLDDRVIDHLPWFRMADPYVTREMRIRDLLVHRSGLGLGAGDLLYWPTTTYSNREVAERLRDVPLTGGFRERYAYDNILYGIAQLVVEEASGQSYEHFLRTRIFQPLGMRETRYNSDALKAGDNVATGHAKADFTTLQPAPRMTWKNVAGAGGVYSSVSDMARWMNAQLAGGTYRDANGREQALFTPARQKAMWSLVTPIPISEPKVEALKAAKPNFLGYGEGWMVSDFQGRKLVWHTGGWPGMVSRVTLVPEQKLGVVVLTNQEVGAAFHAITLKVLDAYLANSGTDWLAAYQAQVAQANDNADEHWQKLQAARDATSKPSLPLAKYTGTLRDPWYGDVTVAQEGKGLVLRFSRTPELVGDLQPWQHDTFVVRWRERWLNADAFLTFSLKPDGGIREARMEAISPLTDFSFDFHDLRLAPVAEGKE
- a CDS encoding DUF998 domain-containing protein yields the protein MPAAAPTASTSQTRTIRLTAMLAITGAVLFLLVAGALQVVRHDLAWPQATLSQYLSGPYGLLLRSAYCLLAATIVLLALGLRAQLTPQARSGAPVLLFALGAVALAGVAVGDSWLPAIAPEFHVWFHHTCAITAFLSVTAGMVLQAWRFRLDAAWRPYFPLAAAWSLACFALLWVHALWAPAGKGWVQKLLIALIVSAMLLAGTWLWRAARRARR
- a CDS encoding TIGR03862 family flavoprotein, with product MPSPSPDTPHSPSTVAIIGGGPAGLMAAETLRAAGLQVDLYDAKGSVGRKFLIAGKGGMNLTHSDPFDVFVTRYGERANDVATWLRDFDADALRAWARGLGVETFVGTSGRVFPTDLKAAPLLRGWVRRLREQGVRFHVSHRWYGWDEAGALRFATPEGDLRVRPDAVLLAMGGGSWPELGSDGAWVEALQARGVETAPLQPSNCGFDIGWSEHLATRFAGEPLKPVTAHWHAADGTPQQRQGECVVTATGIEGSLVYALSPMLRDDIAREGHATLVLDLLPGREEHDLVRRLAKPRGSRSLSEHLRREAGVSGVRAALLYEVLDKTALADPARIARTLKRFPFRLQRARPIEEAISSAGGLPLEALDEGLMLRGLPGVFAAGEMLDWEAPTGGYLLTACFASGRQAALGVVDWLAQRNA